The Achromobacter pestifer genome includes a region encoding these proteins:
- a CDS encoding LysR substrate-binding domain-containing protein has translation MKLPPLNTLRVFDAAARHQAFGKAAEELHVTHGAVSRQVRLLEEALGLALFERRNRAVFLTDAGRQLFEVTRALFEQLTAGLAKLRQPAADAPLVLSCEPTIAMMWLIPRLPAFQRAHPGVQVHLYAAGGPVDFAAQGVDVALRRNDFDWDAALHAERVCEEWTGPVCRPGLVGGAGANPAAEDWGGAAALSSATRPQAWRQWSRAAGAKPPRHAGPAYEHFYLSLQAAAAGLGVAIGSALMVCDAVRDRRLEAPLGFGRDGSAYFLLSPRPCSEDPRAGAFLEWLRREAAASLRDVTGGPADAA, from the coding sequence ATGAAGCTGCCACCGCTCAACACTTTGCGGGTTTTCGATGCCGCTGCCCGCCATCAGGCCTTCGGCAAGGCGGCCGAAGAGCTGCATGTGACGCATGGCGCCGTCAGCCGGCAGGTCCGGCTGCTGGAGGAGGCCCTAGGCCTGGCTTTGTTCGAACGCCGAAATCGGGCTGTTTTTCTGACTGATGCGGGCAGGCAGCTGTTCGAGGTGACCCGCGCCCTGTTCGAGCAGTTGACGGCGGGCTTGGCCAAGCTGCGTCAGCCGGCGGCGGACGCGCCGCTGGTGCTGTCCTGCGAGCCCACCATCGCCATGATGTGGCTGATTCCGCGGTTGCCGGCGTTCCAGCGCGCCCACCCCGGCGTGCAGGTGCACTTGTATGCGGCGGGCGGGCCGGTGGATTTCGCGGCCCAGGGCGTGGACGTGGCATTGCGCCGCAACGACTTCGATTGGGATGCCGCCCTGCATGCCGAGCGGGTGTGCGAGGAATGGACCGGGCCGGTGTGCCGGCCAGGCCTGGTCGGCGGTGCCGGTGCAAACCCGGCGGCGGAAGATTGGGGCGGTGCCGCGGCGCTCAGCAGCGCGACGCGGCCGCAAGCCTGGCGGCAATGGTCGCGGGCGGCGGGTGCGAAGCCCCCTCGCCACGCCGGGCCGGCCTACGAGCATTTCTATCTGAGCTTGCAGGCGGCCGCTGCCGGACTGGGTGTGGCGATAGGCTCGGCGCTGATGGTGTGCGATGCCGTGAGGGATCGCCGGCTTGAGGCGCCTCTCGGCTTTGGCCGCGATGGCTCGGCCTATTTCCTGCTGTCGCCCCGGCCCTGCTCGGAAGATCCGCGGGCGGGGGCTTTTCTGGAATGGTTGCGCCGGGAGGCCGCCGCGTCGCTACGTGACGTGACGGGCGGACCGGCGGACGCTGCCTAG